The Xanthomonas sontii genome contains a region encoding:
- the grpE gene encoding nucleotide exchange factor GrpE, which yields MTQEHPEFDSEHLTEAQQPSTDPLQAEIETLRSELALVKADALRERADLENQRKRIARDVEQARKFANERLLGDLLPVFDSLDAGLTAAGSEPSPLRDGLELTYKQLLKVAADNGLTLLDPTGEPFNPEHHQAISQAEAEGVAPGHVIQVFQKGYLLNDRLLRPALVVVAKHD from the coding sequence ATGACGCAAGAGCACCCCGAATTCGATTCCGAACACCTGACCGAGGCGCAGCAGCCCTCGACCGATCCGCTGCAGGCGGAGATCGAGACGCTGCGCAGCGAACTGGCCCTGGTCAAGGCCGACGCCCTGCGCGAGCGGGCCGACCTGGAGAACCAGCGCAAGCGCATCGCCCGCGACGTGGAGCAGGCGCGCAAGTTCGCCAACGAGCGCCTGCTCGGCGACCTGCTGCCGGTGTTCGACAGTCTGGACGCGGGGCTGACCGCCGCCGGCAGCGAGCCGAGCCCGCTGCGCGACGGCCTGGAACTGACCTACAAGCAGTTGCTCAAGGTCGCCGCCGACAACGGCCTGACCCTGCTCGACCCGACCGGCGAGCCGTTCAATCCCGAGCATCACCAGGCGATCAGCCAGGCTGAGGCCGAGGGCGTGGCCCCGGGGCACGTGATCCAGGTGTTCCAGAAGGGCTACCTGCTCAACGACCGCCTGCTGCGGCCCGCCCTGGTGGTGGTGGCCAAGCACGACTGA
- the dnaK gene encoding molecular chaperone DnaK, translating to MGKIIGIDLGTTNSCVAIMDGGKARVIENSEGDRTTPSIVAYTKDGEVLVGASAKRQAVTNPKNTFYAVKRLIGRKFTDAEVQKDIGLVPYSIVQHDNGDAWVATADGRKLASQEISAQVLEKMKKTAEAFLGETVTEAVITVPAYFNDSQRQATKDAGRIAGLDVKRIINEPTAAALAYGLDKGQGGDRKIAVYDLGGGTFDVSIIEIANVDGEKQFEVLATNGDTFLGGEDFDKRVIDYLVEEFNKDQGIDLRKDPLALQRLKDAAERAKIELSSSQQTEVNLPYVTADASGPKHLNIKLTRAKLEALVEDLVKRTIDPCRTALNDAGLRASDITEVILVGGQTRMPKVQQAVAEFFGKEPRKDVNPDEAVALGAAIQGGVLAGDVKDVLLLDVTPLSLGIETLGGVFTKIIEKNTTIPTKASQVFSTAEDNQSAVTVHVLQGEREQARYNKSLAKFDLSGIEPAPRGLPQVEVSFDIDANGILHVSAKDKKTNKEQKVEIKAGSGLSDDEIQRMVADAEANREEDKKFHELVQARNQADGLIHATRSAITEHGSKVGGDVIGKVESALADLETAMKGDDKGQIEAKTKALEEAGQSLYAAAAAGEQQSGGNASGAHASSAHADDVVDAEFTEVKDDKKA from the coding sequence ATGGGCAAGATCATCGGCATCGACCTGGGCACGACCAATTCGTGCGTGGCGATCATGGACGGCGGCAAGGCCCGCGTCATCGAGAATTCCGAGGGTGACCGCACCACGCCTTCGATCGTCGCCTACACCAAGGACGGCGAAGTGCTGGTGGGCGCCTCGGCCAAGCGCCAGGCCGTCACCAACCCCAAGAACACCTTCTACGCGGTCAAGCGCCTGATCGGCCGCAAGTTCACCGACGCCGAAGTGCAGAAGGACATCGGCCTGGTGCCGTACAGCATCGTCCAGCACGACAACGGCGACGCCTGGGTGGCCACCGCCGACGGGCGCAAGCTGGCCTCGCAGGAAATCTCCGCGCAGGTGCTGGAGAAGATGAAGAAGACCGCCGAGGCGTTCCTGGGCGAGACCGTCACCGAGGCGGTCATCACCGTGCCGGCGTACTTCAACGACAGCCAGCGCCAGGCGACCAAGGACGCCGGCCGCATCGCCGGCCTGGACGTCAAGCGCATCATCAACGAGCCGACTGCGGCTGCGCTGGCCTATGGCCTGGACAAGGGCCAGGGCGGCGACCGCAAGATCGCCGTGTACGACCTGGGCGGCGGCACCTTCGACGTGTCGATCATCGAGATCGCCAACGTCGACGGCGAGAAGCAGTTCGAAGTGCTGGCCACCAACGGCGACACCTTCCTGGGCGGCGAAGACTTCGACAAGCGCGTCATCGACTACCTGGTGGAAGAGTTCAACAAGGACCAGGGCATCGACCTGCGCAAGGATCCGCTGGCGCTGCAGCGCCTGAAGGACGCCGCCGAGCGCGCCAAGATCGAGCTGTCGTCCTCGCAGCAGACCGAAGTCAACCTGCCGTACGTCACCGCCGACGCGTCGGGCCCGAAGCACCTCAACATCAAGCTGACCCGGGCCAAGCTCGAGGCGCTGGTGGAAGACCTGGTCAAGCGCACCATCGACCCGTGCCGCACCGCGCTGAACGACGCCGGCCTGCGCGCCAGCGACATCACCGAGGTGATCCTGGTCGGTGGCCAGACCCGCATGCCGAAGGTGCAGCAGGCGGTGGCCGAGTTCTTCGGCAAGGAGCCGCGCAAGGACGTCAACCCCGACGAGGCCGTGGCGCTGGGTGCGGCGATCCAGGGCGGCGTGCTGGCCGGCGACGTCAAGGACGTGCTGCTGCTCGACGTGACCCCGCTGAGCCTGGGCATCGAGACCCTGGGCGGCGTGTTCACCAAGATCATCGAGAAGAACACCACCATCCCGACCAAGGCCTCGCAGGTGTTCTCCACCGCCGAGGACAACCAGTCGGCGGTGACCGTGCACGTGCTGCAGGGCGAGCGCGAGCAGGCCCGCTACAACAAGTCGCTGGCCAAGTTCGACCTGTCCGGCATCGAGCCGGCGCCGCGCGGCCTGCCGCAGGTGGAGGTGTCCTTCGACATCGACGCCAACGGCATCCTGCACGTGTCGGCCAAGGACAAGAAGACCAACAAGGAACAGAAGGTCGAGATCAAGGCCGGCTCCGGTCTGTCGGACGACGAGATCCAGCGGATGGTCGCCGACGCGGAAGCCAACCGCGAGGAAGACAAGAAGTTCCATGAGCTGGTGCAGGCGCGCAACCAGGCCGACGGCCTGATCCACGCCACCCGCAGCGCGATCACCGAGCACGGCAGCAAGGTCGGCGGCGACGTGATCGGCAAGGTCGAGTCGGCGCTGGCGGACCTGGAAACCGCGATGAAGGGCGACGACAAGGGTCAGATCGAGGCCAAGACCAAGGCGCTGGAAGAGGCCGGTCAGTCGCTGTACGCGGCCGCGGCGGCGGGCGAGCAGCAGTCGGGCGGCAACGCCAGCGGCGCGCATGCGTCCTCGGCCCACGCCGACGACGTGGTCGACGCCGAGTTCACCGAGGTCAAGGACGACAAGAAGGCGTGA
- the dnaJ gene encoding molecular chaperone DnaJ, which yields MSKRDYYEVLGVARTASDDELKKAYRRCAMKYHPDRNPGDQAAEAAFKECKEAYEVLSDGNRRRMYDAHGHAAFEHGMGGMGGGPGGPDMGDIFGDIFGNIFGGAGGGGRAPRRGADIGYVLELDLEEAVAGIERRIEIPTLSECEHCHGSGSEDGKVETCGTCHGRGQVRIQRGIFAMQQTCPQCAGRGQIVQNPCGVCHGAGRVEETKVLSVKIPAGVDNGDRIRLSGEGEAGPAGTPPGDLYVEVRVREHPIFQRDGDDLHCEVPIRISQAALGDTVRVATLGGEAEIRIPAETQTGKLFRLRGKGVRSVRSRSEGDLYCRVVVETPINLTADQRKLLEQFESTFTGEDARKHSPKSATFIDGVKGFWDRMTS from the coding sequence ATGAGCAAACGCGACTATTACGAAGTGCTGGGTGTGGCCCGCACCGCCAGCGACGACGAGCTGAAGAAGGCCTATCGCCGTTGCGCGATGAAGTACCACCCGGACCGCAATCCCGGCGACCAAGCCGCCGAGGCCGCGTTCAAGGAATGCAAGGAAGCCTATGAGGTGCTGTCCGACGGCAATCGCCGGCGCATGTACGACGCGCACGGCCACGCCGCGTTCGAGCACGGCATGGGCGGGATGGGCGGGGGCCCTGGCGGCCCGGACATGGGCGATATCTTCGGCGACATCTTCGGCAACATCTTTGGCGGCGCCGGCGGTGGCGGGCGTGCGCCACGGCGTGGCGCCGACATCGGCTACGTGCTGGAGCTGGACCTGGAAGAAGCGGTGGCCGGCATCGAGCGCCGCATCGAGATTCCGACCCTGAGCGAATGCGAGCACTGCCACGGCAGCGGCTCGGAGGACGGCAAGGTCGAGACCTGCGGCACCTGCCACGGGCGCGGCCAGGTGCGCATCCAGCGTGGCATCTTCGCCATGCAGCAGACCTGCCCGCAGTGCGCCGGCCGCGGCCAGATCGTGCAGAACCCGTGCGGCGTGTGCCATGGCGCCGGGCGCGTGGAAGAGACCAAGGTGCTGTCGGTGAAGATTCCCGCCGGCGTCGACAATGGCGACCGCATCCGCCTGTCGGGCGAGGGCGAGGCCGGTCCGGCCGGCACTCCGCCCGGCGATCTGTACGTGGAAGTGCGCGTGCGCGAGCACCCGATCTTCCAGCGCGACGGCGACGACCTGCACTGCGAGGTGCCGATCCGCATCTCGCAGGCGGCGTTGGGCGACACCGTGCGCGTGGCCACCCTCGGCGGCGAGGCGGAGATCCGCATTCCGGCCGAGACCCAGACCGGCAAGCTGTTCCGTCTGCGCGGCAAGGGCGTGCGCTCGGTGCGCAGCCGCAGCGAAGGCGACCTGTACTGCCGGGTGGTGGTGGAGACCCCGATCAACCTCACCGCCGACCAGCGCAAGCTGCTGGAGCAGTTCGAATCCACCTTCACCGGCGAGGACGCGCGCAAGCATTCGCCCAAGTCGGCGACCTTCATCGACGGGGTGAAGGGGTTCTGGGACCGGATGACGTCGTAA
- the pdxY gene encoding pyridoxal kinase, whose product MNASADSSAASHLIHGRRQRPDGPVPVDVISVQSQLVYGHAGNSAAVPPLRALGLRVAEIPTTLLSNAPFYATLRGKVLPSDWFADLLLGASERGLPQRARMLVSGYFGSVGNGAAFADWLDATLPQCPTLRYCLDPVIGDTHTGPYVEPGLEAIFAERLLPHAWLVTPNAFELGRLTGMPALAQDEAIAAARVLLARGPQWVLAHSVGGDAGQLVTLAVSREAVYRWCSPLLPVDVAGTGDVLMALLVAFLLRGDSFEAAIGRAIAGVHAALEATLAADVEELDVLAAAPAALATPLRFVAERLA is encoded by the coding sequence ATGAACGCTTCCGCCGACAGCTCCGCTGCAAGTCATCTCATTCATGGCCGCCGCCAGCGCCCCGACGGGCCGGTGCCGGTCGACGTCATTTCCGTGCAGTCGCAACTCGTCTATGGCCACGCCGGCAATAGCGCGGCGGTGCCGCCGTTGCGCGCGCTCGGCCTGCGCGTGGCCGAGATCCCGACCACCTTGCTGAGCAATGCGCCGTTCTACGCCACGCTGCGTGGCAAGGTGCTGCCGTCGGACTGGTTCGCCGATCTGCTGCTCGGCGCCAGCGAACGCGGCCTGCCGCAACGCGCGCGCATGCTGGTGTCCGGCTACTTCGGCAGCGTCGGCAATGGTGCCGCCTTCGCCGACTGGCTCGACGCCACGCTGCCGCAGTGCCCGACGCTGCGCTACTGCCTGGATCCGGTGATCGGCGATACGCACACCGGCCCCTACGTGGAACCGGGCCTGGAAGCGATCTTCGCCGAGCGCCTGTTGCCGCACGCATGGCTGGTGACACCGAATGCGTTCGAACTCGGCCGCCTGACCGGCATGCCGGCACTGGCGCAGGACGAGGCGATCGCCGCGGCGCGTGTGTTGCTGGCGCGCGGCCCGCAGTGGGTGCTCGCGCATAGCGTCGGCGGCGATGCCGGGCAATTGGTCACGCTGGCGGTGAGCCGCGAGGCGGTCTACCGCTGGTGCTCGCCATTGCTGCCGGTGGATGTCGCCGGCACCGGCGATGTGTTGATGGCGCTGCTGGTGGCCTTCCTGCTGCGCGGCGACAGCTTCGAGGCGGCGATCGGCCGCGCCATCGCCGGTGTGCACGCGGCGCTGGAGGCGACCCTGGCCGCGGACGTGGAAGAATTGGACGTGCTGGCGGCGGCGCCGGCTGCGTTGGCCACGCCGCTGCGCTTCGTCGCCGAGCGCCTGGCGTGA
- a CDS encoding prephenate dehydrogenase — protein MSLRPVVGIVGSAGAYGRWLSRFFRERMQLQVIGHDPADLQSLAPEALLQQAQVLIFSAPIRHTPALIGEYVQRAGGRERDQLWLDVTSVKAAPVAAMLASQAEVAGLHPMTAPPKSPTLKGRVLVVCEARVAQWQPWLQQLYTALEGECVRTTPEHHDRVMALVQAMVHATHLAQAGVLREHAPALGPLQALLPYRSASFELDTAIIARILALNPAIYEDIQFGNPHVGDVLDGLIAQLSRLRDQVGRGDDAARAQFRAEFLDANRQALGEAAIAQGNYSYERVGYLLADLTEQATLSVYLPEDRAGSLRALLHVFERHGVNLASIHSSRTQAGELHFRLGFDPASDAGAVRRAAAEIDASGIGRVLAG, from the coding sequence GTGAGCCTGCGCCCGGTCGTCGGCATCGTCGGCAGCGCCGGCGCCTATGGTCGCTGGCTGAGCCGCTTCTTCCGCGAGCGCATGCAGTTGCAGGTGATCGGCCACGATCCGGCCGACCTGCAGTCGCTGGCGCCGGAGGCGCTGCTGCAGCAGGCGCAGGTGCTGATCTTCTCCGCGCCGATCCGGCACACGCCGGCCTTGATCGGCGAGTACGTGCAGCGCGCCGGCGGCCGCGAGCGCGACCAGCTGTGGCTGGACGTCACCTCGGTCAAGGCCGCGCCGGTGGCGGCGATGCTGGCCTCGCAGGCGGAAGTGGCCGGCCTGCATCCGATGACCGCGCCGCCGAAGTCGCCCACGCTCAAGGGCCGCGTGCTGGTGGTCTGCGAGGCGCGGGTGGCGCAGTGGCAGCCCTGGCTGCAACAGCTGTACACGGCGCTGGAAGGCGAGTGCGTGCGCACCACGCCCGAGCACCACGACCGGGTGATGGCGCTGGTGCAGGCGATGGTCCACGCCACGCATCTGGCCCAGGCCGGCGTGCTGCGCGAGCATGCGCCGGCGCTGGGGCCGTTGCAGGCGCTGCTGCCGTACCGCTCGGCCTCGTTCGAACTGGATACCGCGATCATCGCGCGCATCCTGGCCCTGAATCCGGCCATCTACGAAGACATCCAGTTCGGCAATCCGCATGTCGGCGATGTGCTGGACGGGCTGATCGCGCAGCTGTCGCGGCTGCGCGACCAGGTCGGTCGCGGCGACGATGCCGCACGCGCGCAGTTTCGTGCCGAGTTTCTCGATGCCAATCGGCAGGCGCTGGGCGAGGCGGCGATCGCGCAGGGCAACTACAGCTACGAACGGGTGGGGTACTTGCTCGCCGATCTGACCGAGCAGGCCACGCTCAGCGTGTACTTGCCGGAAGACCGCGCCGGCTCGTTGCGCGCGCTGCTGCACGTGTTCGAGCGCCATGGGGTGAATCTCGCTTCGATCCACTCCTCGCGCACGCAGGCGGGCGAGCTGCATTTCCGGCTCGGCTTCGATCCGGCCAGCGATGCCGGCGCCGTGCGCAGGGCTGCGGCGGAGATCGATGCCAGTGGGATTGGGCGGGTGCTGGCGGGGTGA
- a CDS encoding ABC transporter transmembrane domain-containing protein, with product MNTPSADQAKSLRRLGSLRTLWPFVRRRRGLLIAWLVALAISSSATLSLPVAVRQMIDHGFEDVGLINQSFALLFAVSVVLAVATATRFYFVSLLGEKVVADLRERLYTHLIGLHAGFHDRNRSGELVSRLSADSELLRGVIGSTMSVALRSTVTAVGSVVMLCVTSPHLAAYTLLGIPLAVLPIVLGARRLQKISRASQDRVADANTLAAETLGAVRTVQAYAREGYERGRFGEALAQTVAVARRRVRAQALITAAAIVLIFGAIVLVLWLGAHEVAAHELSAGALGQFLLYAMFGGGSVASLAEVWNDLQRAAGGMGRIAELFQERPEIVAPAQPRALPQPLRGEVRFDNVSFRYPQRPDHPALDGFDLHVRPGESVALVGPSGAGKSTVLALLMRFHDPQSGSVQVDGLDLRTLDPLQLRAAIGLVPQHPTLFAASAADNIRYGRLEASEAEVEAAARAAEADAFLRQLPDGYASELGERGARLSGGQQQRIAIARALLKDAPILLLDEATSALDAQSEHAVQHALERLMAGRTTLVIAHRLATVLKADRIVVMDHGRIVAQGTHAELLAQDGLYAELARLQFID from the coding sequence ATGAACACCCCGTCGGCCGACCAGGCCAAGTCGCTGCGCAGACTCGGCAGCCTGCGCACCCTGTGGCCGTTCGTGCGTCGCCGGCGCGGCCTGCTGATCGCCTGGCTGGTGGCGCTGGCGATCTCGTCCAGCGCCACGCTGAGCCTTCCGGTCGCGGTCCGGCAGATGATCGATCATGGCTTCGAGGACGTCGGCCTCATCAACCAGTCGTTCGCCCTGTTGTTCGCGGTCTCGGTGGTGCTGGCGGTGGCCACCGCCACGCGCTTCTACTTCGTGTCGCTGCTCGGCGAAAAGGTGGTCGCCGACCTGCGCGAACGCCTGTACACGCACCTGATCGGCCTGCATGCCGGGTTCCACGACCGCAACCGCAGCGGCGAACTGGTCTCGCGCCTGTCGGCCGACAGCGAACTGCTGCGCGGGGTCATCGGCAGCACCATGTCGGTGGCGCTGCGCAGCACGGTCACCGCGGTCGGCAGCGTGGTGATGCTGTGCGTGACCAGCCCGCACCTGGCCGCCTACACCCTGCTCGGCATCCCGCTGGCGGTGCTGCCGATCGTGCTCGGCGCGCGGCGCCTGCAGAAGATCTCGCGCGCCAGCCAGGATCGCGTCGCCGACGCCAACACCCTCGCTGCCGAGACCCTGGGCGCGGTGCGCACGGTGCAGGCCTACGCGCGCGAAGGCTACGAACGCGGCCGCTTCGGCGAAGCGCTGGCGCAGACCGTGGCGGTGGCGCGGCGCCGGGTCCGCGCACAGGCGCTGATCACCGCCGCGGCCATCGTGTTGATCTTCGGCGCCATCGTGCTGGTGCTGTGGTTGGGCGCGCACGAGGTCGCCGCCCACGAACTCAGTGCGGGCGCGCTCGGCCAGTTTTTGCTGTATGCGATGTTCGGCGGCGGTTCGGTGGCCTCGCTGGCCGAAGTCTGGAACGACCTGCAGCGCGCGGCCGGCGGCATGGGCCGCATCGCCGAATTGTTCCAGGAACGTCCCGAGATCGTCGCCCCGGCGCAGCCACGTGCGCTGCCGCAGCCGCTGCGCGGCGAGGTGCGCTTCGACAACGTCAGCTTCCGCTACCCGCAGCGCCCCGATCACCCGGCGCTGGACGGCTTCGATCTGCACGTGCGGCCCGGCGAGAGCGTGGCCCTGGTCGGCCCCTCCGGCGCCGGCAAGAGCACGGTGCTGGCGCTGCTGATGCGCTTCCACGATCCGCAATCGGGCAGCGTGCAGGTGGACGGCCTGGATCTGCGCACGCTGGACCCCTTGCAACTGCGCGCGGCGATCGGACTGGTGCCGCAGCACCCGACCCTGTTCGCCGCCAGCGCCGCCGACAACATCCGCTACGGCCGGCTCGAAGCCAGCGAAGCCGAGGTCGAGGCCGCCGCGCGCGCGGCCGAAGCCGACGCGTTCCTGCGGCAATTGCCCGACGGCTATGCCAGCGAACTGGGCGAACGCGGTGCGCGCCTGTCCGGCGGCCAGCAGCAGCGCATCGCCATCGCCCGCGCCCTGCTCAAGGACGCGCCGATCCTGTTGCTGGACGAGGCCACCAGCGCCCTGGACGCGCAGAGCGAACACGCCGTGCAGCACGCGCTGGAGCGGCTGATGGCCGGACGCACCACCCTGGTGATCGCGCACCGCCTGGCCACCGTGCTGAAGGCCGACCGCATCGTGGTGATGGACCATGGCCGCATCGTCGCCCAGGGCACCCACGCCGAGCTGCTGGCGCAGGACGGGCTGTACGCCGAACTCGCTCGCCTGCAGTTCATCGACTGA
- a CDS encoding YigZ family protein has protein sequence MPDTLPHPVSHSVEIKHSRFVAHAAPIADAGAALAFVQQVMVADATHNCWAYRHGDEYRSSDDGEPAGTAGRPILAAIDGQGFDRVVVVVTRWYGGIKLGAGGLVRAYGGSAAECLRLAPRQPLLALSLLTLHCGFDDLGAVHAALSACAAEKLDERFDAGGAELRLRLPRDRVDALKTRLRDATRNRVRCSEPAPA, from the coding sequence ATGCCCGATACGCTCCCGCACCCCGTCAGCCACAGCGTGGAGATCAAGCACAGCCGCTTCGTTGCCCACGCCGCGCCGATCGCCGACGCCGGCGCAGCGCTGGCGTTCGTGCAGCAGGTGATGGTGGCCGACGCCACCCACAATTGCTGGGCCTACCGCCATGGCGACGAATACCGCTCCAGCGACGACGGCGAGCCCGCCGGCACCGCCGGCCGGCCGATCCTGGCGGCGATCGACGGCCAGGGCTTCGACCGCGTGGTGGTGGTGGTCACGCGCTGGTACGGCGGCATCAAGCTCGGCGCCGGCGGCCTGGTCCGCGCCTATGGCGGCAGTGCGGCCGAATGCCTGCGCCTGGCGCCACGGCAACCGCTGCTCGCGTTAAGCCTGCTGACCCTGCACTGCGGCTTCGACGACCTGGGCGCGGTGCACGCCGCGCTGAGCGCCTGCGCCGCGGAAAAACTCGATGAACGCTTCGATGCCGGCGGCGCCGAACTGCGCCTGCGCCTGCCCCGCGATCGCGTCGACGCCTTGAAAACCCGCCTGCGAGACGCCACTCGCAATCGGGTCCGCTGTTCGGAACCCGCCCCCGCATGA
- a CDS encoding RNA polymerase sigma factor: MDAPVDASDEALMLAYAAGDARAFETLYLRHRGRLYQYLLRQLRDRALAEELFQDVWQRVIAARLDWQPQAAFTTWLLRIAHNRLGDHWRAAKHRPPAPADADLRTARVQDPDTPERQLSAFEQRRQLQLALDALPEEQRDVLLLRLEQELSLDEIGHITGVGRETVKSRLRYAMDKLRARLGG, translated from the coding sequence GTGGACGCCCCGGTCGACGCGAGCGACGAAGCCCTGATGCTGGCCTATGCCGCCGGCGACGCACGCGCGTTCGAGACTCTGTACCTGCGCCATCGCGGCCGCCTTTACCAATACCTGCTGCGGCAGCTGCGCGACCGGGCGCTGGCCGAAGAACTGTTCCAGGACGTGTGGCAGCGGGTGATCGCCGCACGCCTGGACTGGCAGCCGCAGGCCGCGTTCACCACCTGGCTGCTGCGCATCGCCCACAATCGGCTTGGCGACCATTGGCGCGCGGCCAAGCACCGCCCGCCGGCGCCGGCCGACGCCGACCTGCGCACCGCGCGCGTGCAGGACCCCGACACCCCGGAGCGGCAGTTGTCCGCCTTCGAACAACGGCGCCAGTTGCAACTGGCGCTGGATGCGCTTCCCGAGGAGCAACGCGACGTGCTGCTGCTGCGCCTGGAGCAGGAATTGAGCCTGGACGAGATCGGGCACATCACCGGCGTCGGCCGCGAGACGGTCAAGTCGCGGCTGCGCTATGCGATGGACAAACTGCGTGCGAGGTTGGGCGGATGA